CCGTCGCGGTGTCGCGCAGCTCGCGGCGGCCGGCGTGGGCAGTGTCGAGCGTGGTCTTCGAGCGCTTCCTGGGCGTGATCGCGCTCTTCGCGCTGCTCGCCATCGGCGCCGCCGCATCGCCCGAGGCCGTGCGCGGGCTGAGCGGACGCGTGGCGCTGCCCCATCCCTCGACGCTGATGCTGGTGGGCGGAGGCTTGGGGATGCTGGTGCTGGGGATGATCGGCTGGCGGCTGGCCGCGCGGAGCGAGCGGGTGCGCGCGGGGACGGCGGATGCGGCCGCACTGTGGGCGGGCCTGTGGACGCGGCCGCGCACGACGGCGGCGGCGCTGGGCGTCTCGGTGCTGGTGCAGGGGACGTACGTGGCGGCGTGGTGGCAGCTCGCGGCGGCGCTGGGGCTGCGCGCGCCGGCCGGCGCCTTCCTCGTCTTCGTGCCGCTGGTGAGCATCGCGGCGATGATCCCGCTCACGATCTCCGGCATCGGGCTG
The Longimicrobiaceae bacterium genome window above contains:
- a CDS encoding lysylphosphatidylglycerol synthase transmembrane domain-containing protein, with the translated sequence MTTSGIDYRVRATAGTLVRLGCGAAVLAFVLSRVDVRSVTVHADGRAAAGLAATVALVALAQCLSAFRWRLVLGDAGAPFGYLLRLYLVGLFFSLFLPSSVGGDGVRAVAVSRSSRRPAWAVSSVVFERFLGVIALFALLAIGAAASPEAVRGLSGRVALPHPSTLMLVGGGLGMLVLGMIGWRLAARSERVRAGTADAAALWAGLWTRPRTTAAALGVSVLVQGTYVAAWWQLAAALGLRAPAGAFLVFVPLVSIAAMIPLTISGIGLREGAWALLLAPYGVPAADAVAYSLFYFLAFVLVGAA